In Methanomicrobium antiquum, one DNA window encodes the following:
- a CDS encoding dihydropteroate synthase-like protein, translating into MTILLATGKLAYPIVKESTDGFDVKIAVSGKIAAFLTPAALEKIIAENPCDMVLVSGMCTADFSSVEEKTKIPVFRGPRHAADLGIVLKSIGKVKLSRTTPADELISESLKKDALERIESLERDAGFSFEIKGLKFGGNSRMKLLAEIMDAHKEKDLENKVISFFKSGADIVDLGFGFDASPEDVTRAFESLKGINEEEISKKCVLAADTQNPELIKAALPHVDIILSLHEENIPVIAKDIAGAKKAAVIVPMENSLENNILYAKEAGIEKIIADPLLMPVGSGLIKSLSNFKKSEYPLFFGAGNVTELIDADSPGVNALLCGMAKEAGASVIFTSEHSDKTKGAIREMRRAVEMMTLMTDRPYPKDLGLSLFCIKEKRKRVTPALEYENVIIAEKMPDDIEYDPLGNLRIGIEGDYIVAVHKNTAYKGKCWEDVFYTLVKDNKVSLMDHAAYLGKELYKAELALKFKRSFDQDGPF; encoded by the coding sequence ATGACAATTCTGCTTGCCACAGGAAAACTCGCATATCCAATTGTAAAGGAATCAACAGATGGCTTTGATGTGAAAATCGCAGTTTCAGGCAAAATTGCGGCTTTTCTTACCCCTGCGGCACTTGAAAAGATTATTGCCGAAAATCCATGTGATATGGTTTTGGTTTCCGGAATGTGCACTGCAGATTTCTCTTCAGTTGAGGAAAAAACAAAAATTCCCGTATTCAGAGGACCGCGCCATGCCGCGGACCTGGGAATTGTCTTAAAGTCAATTGGCAAAGTAAAGCTTTCAAGAACAACTCCTGCCGATGAATTAATCTCAGAATCACTAAAAAAGGATGCTCTTGAAAGAATAGAGTCTTTGGAAAGAGACGCGGGATTCTCATTTGAGATAAAAGGCCTTAAATTCGGCGGAAATTCAAGGATGAAATTACTTGCAGAGATTATGGATGCGCATAAAGAAAAAGATCTTGAAAATAAGGTGATCTCTTTTTTTAAATCAGGTGCAGACATAGTGGATTTAGGATTTGGCTTTGATGCATCGCCTGAGGATGTTACACGTGCATTTGAGTCACTAAAAGGAATAAATGAAGAAGAAATTTCCAAAAAATGTGTTCTTGCGGCAGACACACAAAATCCAGAGTTGATTAAAGCCGCACTTCCCCACGTAGACATAATCCTCTCTCTTCATGAGGAGAACATACCAGTAATTGCCAAAGATATTGCAGGGGCAAAAAAAGCGGCAGTAATTGTTCCTATGGAAAATAGCCTTGAAAATAACATTTTATATGCAAAAGAAGCAGGAATTGAAAAAATAATTGCCGATCCCCTCCTTATGCCAGTTGGATCAGGGCTTATCAAATCACTTTCAAACTTCAAAAAGTCAGAATATCCACTTTTCTTCGGTGCTGGAAACGTAACTGAACTAATAGATGCAGACTCCCCAGGAGTCAACGCACTTCTTTGCGGTATGGCTAAAGAGGCAGGAGCATCAGTGATTTTTACAAGTGAACATTCAGATAAGACAAAGGGAGCAATACGTGAAATGCGTCGTGCGGTTGAAATGATGACACTTATGACCGACAGGCCATACCCAAAAGACCTTGGTCTCTCACTATTCTGTATAAAAGAAAAAAGAAAAAGAGTTACACCCGCACTTGAATACGAAAATGTAATTATAGCGGAGAAGATGCCTGACGATATTGAATACGATCCGCTTGGAAATTTGAGAATAGGAATCGAAGGAGACTATATCGTTGCTGTTCATAAAAATACCGCATATAAAGGAAAATGCTGGGAGGATGTTTTCTACACACTTGTAAAGGATAATAAAGTCTCACTGATGGATCATGCCGCATATCTTGGAAAAGAGCTTTACAAAGCCGAGCTTGCATTGAAATTTAAAAGAAGTTTTGATCAGGACGGACCTTTCTGA
- a CDS encoding universal stress protein: MYSKIIVSIDGSESSLKALKKAIKIASTWNSKVYGIYVINTGIYGTSVVDPALGVSDPSSDRIFDLLKSEGEEILKDAKAVADEMNYEVEFLSRLGDARDEVLDFANEIQADLIVVGSTGKGMTKRLLLGSVSTAIVTHSKISVLVVR; this comes from the coding sequence ATGTATTCAAAAATAATTGTCTCAATTGACGGATCTGAGTCTTCACTGAAAGCTCTTAAAAAAGCAATAAAAATTGCATCTACCTGGAATTCCAAGGTTTATGGAATTTATGTGATCAACACCGGCATTTATGGAACATCAGTTGTTGACCCTGCGCTTGGAGTTTCAGATCCATCATCCGATAGAATCTTTGATCTCTTAAAATCCGAAGGTGAGGAGATATTAAAGGATGCAAAGGCAGTTGCTGATGAGATGAACTATGAAGTCGAATTTTTATCACGTCTTGGTGATGCACGTGATGAGGTACTGGATTTTGCTAACGAAATTCAGGCTGATTTGATTGTTGTCGGCTCAACAGGAAAGGGAATGACAAAAAGACTTTTGCTTGGCAGTGTAAGCACGGCAATTGTGACACACAGCAAAATATCAGTCCTTGTTGTCAGATAA
- a CDS encoding Mov34/MPN/PAD-1 family protein translates to MPDVKIRRELLDTLFALGKSQHPNEFLAILKFKNGVIEELELAPGTISGRSSASFDTFMMPLDTNTAGSAHSHPSGAVRPSEADLRFFPKTGKYHIIVGAPYNDDTWKAFMANGEQISIEVV, encoded by the coding sequence ATGCCGGACGTTAAAATAAGAAGAGAACTTTTGGATACACTTTTTGCGCTTGGAAAAAGCCAGCATCCAAACGAATTCCTGGCAATTTTAAAATTTAAAAACGGAGTTATCGAAGAGCTTGAACTTGCTCCCGGAACAATTTCAGGAAGAAGCAGTGCTTCCTTTGATACATTTATGATGCCGCTTGACACAAATACTGCCGGAAGTGCCCACTCACATCCAAGCGGTGCAGTACGGCCGTCTGAAGCGGATTTGAGGTTCTTTCCAAAAACGGGAAAATATCATATAATTGTTGGTGCCCCATACAATGATGATACATGGAAGGCTTTTATGGCAAACGGAGAACAGATTTCAATAGAGGTGGTATAA